A stretch of the Elephas maximus indicus isolate mEleMax1 chromosome 3, mEleMax1 primary haplotype, whole genome shotgun sequence genome encodes the following:
- the LOC126071266 gene encoding 60S ribosomal protein L37-like, with product MMKGMSWFGKHRNKTHTLCCHCGFKAYHLQKLTCGKCGYIAKCKKKYNWSTKAKRRNTTGTGQMRHLKIIYHRFRDGYCEGTTPKPERAGVAASSSF from the coding sequence ATGATGAAGGGAATGTCATGGTTTGGAAAGCATCGCAATAAGACACACACATTGTGCTGTCACTGTGGCTTTAAGGCCTACCACCTTCAAAAGCTGACCTGTGGCAAATGTGGCTATATCGCCAAGTGCAAGAAAAAATATAATTGGAGTACCAAGGCTAAAAGACGAAATACCACTGGTACTGGTCAAATGAGACACCTAAAAATTATATACCACAGATTCAGGGATGGATATTGTGAAGGAACAACACCTAAACCAGAGAGGGCAGGTGTTGCAGCATCCAGTTCATTTTAA